In the genome of Rhopalosiphum padi isolate XX-2018 chromosome 1, ASM2088224v1, whole genome shotgun sequence, the window ataaataaaaacaaaaaaatgtatattaaacaagGCCCAAACTTCAACTATAGCTTGGTTGATTAGATTAACCACAAGAGAGTCAAATGTAATTTCTGTAACCAATATTGGTTGGACACCTTACATTttcttatactttatttattataacaacaattcaAGTACTAATTtacataactaataattattaaaatataccaaattaACAATCATCATACAGAAcaaatacatgtaatatattattatttagtataagtaacaaataaatatgggcataaataaaatgaaaacatattaaCAAAGCTAGAAGTTggcaaatacattaaaaatttactttgtTCACAATAAAAATCATAGTTTGACATTTATAAGAAGTATCATTATGgatttaaaatgcttaaaattgcattcaattcaaaatttatatttccattttttcACACAAAACATGTAGATAtaagctatacaatatacatttcacTTAAGTTATACAAACAAAagtttattacctattagtTATAGTTGTCATTAGTTACAACATGTCTGAACGTGTTGAAACTTAGTactttagatataataatataatcacaagGTTATACTCGGGAGAAATTTTCTAGAGggaatggaaaaattaaaaaaaaaaaattatgttaaatttctCTGAATAATCTGAAAAATGTTGGAGTAAACTTTTAAGCCCCTCCCATAGGTATAGCCttgcataattttattaaattcatatataaatttgtatcacATAAATTAAgcgtattgaataattataatgaaatcaagattttatacaaaaaataagtgaaaaaacatttaaataaccattgaatattatataataatgaaattcattGATTAGTAgtgtagtttaaataataaaatttaatataaataatattactacactTGTTTCATCTTTTGAATTACTTAAAGAATACAAATTtggttttgaattttaacaatctaaaaatgaattaatactatacaaatattaatggaCATAATTGGGATATTAGTATGTAGTTTTAATTTCTTCTTCTTTTGGATGgttcatttttactatttttgtttgCCAATCTTCGCTTTTTAGAACTAGTTTCAACAATAGTTGtggaactaaaaaataattttgataattaataaaattagttatcaGTGTTATCACTTTGAGGTAATTTCATAGAAACAAAATATcagctatattaataataatagttttaaataacaacaaaataataaccaatgataggtcaaaatttatatttttgttgaaatagAAATTTTACTAATGTTAGtactaatgtaatattatatattggctaagtgtatactattttaattattgttattcttagttgattaaatattcataattgttcattgataataaattaatatcatatagtgaacaaaaaaaaaaattattaaaaatatcaattgagatatttataaataaatgtcatattttatggaataatattaaaatctttattaagtaagtatctaaacattctaaaccaatatttttgtattcataatttaaagtttaaatatatcgaTAAGTAAAAgtcctaaaaaataatagtatctctttaatttaataactatatcaagttaaatatatatatatatatatatttaaatacatcattaaGAACATAGTAAAAACTAGAAAAACATACCTGTTTGTTTTATCCTTAGCTGTATTAGCTCTAGTTTCCCTTTTGTTCATTTTTACACATGTATTATTTCTATTGGAActgtttacttttattttgtttgaatccCTGCTCGAAGTACTTTTAGAATGTTTGCCCACTCTAAAACATAGAATTACgacaacttaataaataaaatattatatataaataggtaagcacttacgtttttataatttgagcTGGAAGTGGGCACATATCATCAAACTTCTTTAGTACTACTAGAGGTGCTACACAACTCATTGGTTTAATAACAGAATCACCATTTGCCAATTGTATATTAAGTTGAGTGGCtctaacattatttttgaaaaatgacgGGTCATCATATGGTGAATTTTTAAgcctactttttaaaatttcatatacagctttattttgtataatgtctTGTATAGTAAATTTGCCATTTACATCACTTAGTGTTCTGTCGCTTACATCAATTtgtgtattatcatttaaatcattttgtacAATGTTATTTAGATCATTTTGTGTATTGTCGTTTAAATCATTTTGTACAATGACACTTACATTATTTTgagcaatattaattatagaattttgatgAGAATCCGGTTCTTCGGCAGGGTCTTCTAAAGGAGGAAGCTTACACCTAATTTTctcaatataattgtatttatttttgtattttctcCAAAACTGTATTTTCTGTTCTTCTTTGATTTTATCAATTGCAGTATTATTGGATAATAACATTGTTGTAGAAGTTGATTGATTTAAAGATTCATCAACAGCCGGCAACGAATTGAGTACATCAAATACCTCttttaatatggtttttaaCCGATCATTAGTCACAGGAATTTGATCAGCATTTTGGGCAGTAGTAGGAATAGGATGAACAGTATTTAAAAGAGCATCTGATTCGATTAGGGTATTTCGTAACTCTGTACTGGATAACTTACGTAAAccctaaaacaaaaaataagaacaatatcataaacgttttaaaaaaatagatgtgACAATCATTGTAAGGTTATAATTGTAATCTAAAAGTGAAGTCCCTAATTTTCTAGACGTTTATTATagcaaatactattttataataaaagataatacatACAGCCAAAAGCCTGATGATAATAGTAATGGAATTAGCAGATTTTCTCATTGTTTCATCTCCAATCCGTTGTGATATAGCGATATTGTCTATCTTTTGGTCCAACGTGCTTAGTGTCTTGGTCATAGCATCTAATCTCTGGTTTAAGGACCGTATCTCGTCCATTAATTTTTCTGGATCCATATCGAATCGTTAGCGGTTAACAAAACAATCTCAGAGGAATAAAACAAATGACTCGAATAAATATTTGACTTCTGATTATAGTGTCGCTTATAGAAAATCGCGATCTAACCAAGTCGATACCGCGATACGGAAAACTACTTAATTCTTTGAACAAAAATGACAAACGCAAATCACAATGTATTATATCGTACCTACGCAGTAAGACTAACtatgtatttatgaaattactaattagtagcAGCCAGCAGGCAGtagtaataacttaataatctTTTCTATGAAACTAACTGACAATACAAACGAGAAAACAGCGCCAACCGCGGCTGCAGCAATCGCTCACAAGTAACAAGAAGACGATTGACAATCATGAACAGAGGCTAAAAATGATAAAACCCATAGACtagattaaaactataaaacaaaataacagtgCAGCCATGACCGTAACGTTGTAATCCAAACCAAACGTCTGATCCTTCAAATTTAGAAATAACGAAATAGGTAattgtattaagtatacatatttataaaaatgtatatattaaacatttaacaattcTAAAAAACTAAATGCTAAACaactacttttaaatttatctgtgatttataaaataaaaactttgatacctattatttgtattatttttttcaatatcactttagtagtatataatattcgtttagaatcataatttaatttttttgacctCTCTTACTCTGtgcaaaaatctaaaataacgcTGCTAAGGTACCTAGCTAGCCTGTAGGTATATTGAAGGTATTTATTTAGCTTTCACTGCTTTCAGCgaattttttgcaatataattGCGTTATTTTGcccataagatattatatacttctaaaattatctaaaataggagtaattgttttaatataaatttaaaattaagtggaTTGAAGTTTTCGAATGAATCGATCACGTTTTTTcggttacctatattatacagtatacataccaTAGGCTACTCATTACTTTTGAAGTTTTGCCCCCCTCTGGCCTTCctcattattgaaaatgtaaatatcacCTACACTATAACTAGTTTAGTTCATtcgataaaattgaaatttagttgttttaatgtttattatagttactaaaTAAGGAATTCTAAACTGTCaacttttcaaatatttttttcaatttgttatcccacaataattaataaacatcgaagtattaaattatcattgtgttttttaaagatttattttgatcactgtatataaaatatattttcaaatcaaggaaaacttattattttttttttatccacctcgttttaaatattaaataatctgtAGTCTATAATTgcttttatcattattcatcatATACAaagttagttttaaaatgataaatccaGACTAGTTTATTTCCAAACTGCCTTCATACTAACATATAATTActagatataaaatatctatttggaacaaagtttaaaattaaaacatttgaatttcaaaGTTTCTAAAGGTTTTAGGCTGACTTATTTGTGTAAACATATAGTCCACTATAGTTCCACGGTCCTTCCACggtcttataaaataaagtctGTGATTCCTAGTTTATTTTTGAAGAATCTGACTTACAATAAATAGGTTGGCAACGCTGCCATAAGATAACAGATAACATCGTGGTTCATTCGCAACTTCACAAGATTGATTAAAATTCAGAATTGATTTAGCTCGGCCGTATTTCTCTGTTTTGATTTAAACATTTGGTTGAGTGAATCGATATTGAGACATTCAGCCGAtcgacaataattaataattggcgATCCAGAGACTGAGGTACAAGTGTAACTATAGCCAATCTCCAGCCTTCCTTTCGTAGCCCATTGCCCAACTGCTCAACTTTCGTCCCGAACAACCCGTGCACAGAATGTTTGGAAGACCAGCCCAGGCTGTCCAGCCGAAACCTCGCACTGCCATGGAAAAGGTCAAGTTTATCTATCAGGACGAAAACATTTGGTAAGTTTTGTGCAAATTACGTTATTTACTAGGTCCGaagtgttaatattattattgtcattgtcCTTGTTATAGGAACGTAGTGAAGAGCATAGCATTTTTCGTTGTTGCTGTCAAGTTCACTCGAGAGTTCCAAGGCGTTGAGCTCATACACTAATGTCTGCTTCCGTACGAGAAACTTCGCCGCCTTATATAGTCGTACCCTCCCCCCTCTATCGATGTACATACCaactaattatttacatttaaatgtattacatgataacataataatgattttaagtctCACTGAATGGAAATATCTTTATTGTATGTAAtcgtgaaaattataatatattgtacaaggtCTAGTAACCTTGTGTAAGCACGcaaattataatgtgtacaaGATTTATTAACCTTATGTATTTTCTAGACAATGTCTTAATCatagaatattttgtttgaCTACTTTATTGTCTTAAGTTTTATAATGCTAAATTGAAGAATcacaatagacaataataatcaacatacttaaaactatcaaaattgatatatttaatttattaacaattataatatataaaacaatagtagCAATGGATCTAAATCCAATGATTTTGTtgcctaaaaaatatttgactaaaaacagttattttttacatgaaattattttttgtttcaatttaaaataccaacaatgaattaaatataaatagataatacaaattattatggaTGAATCAACATCTTATTTAGAAGCAGCAGCTAATTGCTTCATTCGGTTTAATGCACTACCGGACTTGAACCATTGTATCTGTTGTTCATTGAATGTGTGATTCAGTAATATCTCGTCACTACTTCCGTCAGCATGGCGCAATATGCATTTCAAaggctaaaaaaataaaaactaatattagttGAATAACTCGACaacaatttgatttataaaatgtatagttagtaCTGGATAactagatacattttaaataaatcgacTTTAATTATACCTTGCCAGGGGCAAATTGGTTAAGTCCGACCAAAGACACTTTATCAGTTGGTTGAACTTTATCATAATCTTTAGTATCAGCAAATGTCAAGGCTAATACTCCTTGTTTTTTCAAATTGGTTTCATGAATACGGGCAAAAGATTTGACAATGATTGCACGTCCTCCCAAATGACGTGGTTCTAAAGCGGCATGTTCTCTACTACTTCCTTCACCATAGTTTTCATCACCAAACACTACCCACGAGATACCTTTAGCTTTGTATGCTCTGGCTGTGTCTGGAACTGCACCCCATTCTCCAGTAGATTGATTTTTTACCTTATTCATTTCATTATTGTCTGAATTGGTTGcactagaataataaataaaataattatattttgaaattatgataCGAACAAAGTTATAATAACTTACGTTAAGAACATGTTATTTGATATATTGTCCAAATGACCTCGGTATTTCAACCATGGGCCGGCTGCAGAAATGTGATCAGTAGTACATTTTCCTTTCACCTATTGAAAAAGTATACACATTAGAAAatctagtttaaaaataaaatcatatgtatattatttatttaaatttactttaataagtATAGTAAGATCTTCCAAATCTTTTCCATCCCAAACTTTGAATGGTTCTAATAATTGGAGACGATTAGATTTTGGGTCTACTACCACACTCACAGCTGATCCATCAGCAGGTGGAGCTTGGTAAGTATCTTGACCTGGATCAAAACCTCTTGCGGGTAATTCATCACCAAATGGATTACTTAACTTAAATtctttacctataataaaagataaaatattaatattatgttataaactgGAATTACTTCTAAATAGCATCATTcagtaattaaaacattaaactcGAGATAATGGACACGGGTCTCAAACAAAACTTTTtggaattttgtattaatacaaaaaataaccttatgggtatagtttaaaaaaaaattaaaaatagtctaaAATCCCAGATTTTGAGTAcactttaatgttttaaataagtatcgCGCAGATTTGTGtgcatttacatatttattctgGTTGATTGTATGATAAGCTAAGTGAGAACAAAATTTGTTTCATGacataacgatttaaaaaaatgaaagttttagtacatatttttgcatattttgacatttttctattttaaggaaaaaattaaagaaaagtaaataagtatttataattgagttccatatttttttttaaatatattgtattaattgaatgtttaaaaaataaattttattttttatgcagattttaaaattttagtacataaatgtatgtatatttaagattttttagtgcatatttggttagtttttactttttaatgcatataataagtaatatttaactaaCCATCAGCTCCCTTGATTGAATCTTTAGTGGGATCAAAGTCCAAACGAGCTTCAATGGCTAAAGCAGTAACTAACTCTGGAGAGGTGACAAAGGCATGAGTTGCTGCATTGGCATCATTTCGTCCAGTAAAGTTTCTGTTGTAAGAACTGACAATGGTGTTCTTTTCACCCTTTTTGACATCTTTACGATCCCATTGACCAATACATGGACCACACGCATTAGCTAATACAGTACCACCAAATTCTCTCAGTATTTGagcctaaataataatttaattagaatcaactgataaatattaaataatataatatattcttatatacaATTCCATCTCTTTCAATTGTTGCCCTAATTTGTTCAGATCCAGGAGTAACATTAAATGGAATTTTCGATTTACGCCCATGAGCTAAGGCTTCTTTTGCAATAGTAGCACATCTCGACATATCTTCATAACTTGAATTGGTGCAGCTTCCAATaagacctaaaaataaaaaaatatataattgcaaCAAACTTCCAAGACATTAATTGCTATGTTAGCTGACCACTCCACATCTCTTCATTTATAAGCCTAACTCCCCTGTTTTCATTggtagaatatataaatatagtatatatatatacatacatacatacatataataatattgtattttgctGGTAATGATAATCAAAGAAATGAGAGAGAACCACAACTTACCTAAACAAAACTAGTGAAGTAACAgatatacctatttagtatttaataactaaattcgacattttagtttgaaatataaaattaattggattagtttattatatgatGAGACTAAAACAGTTATGTTATCTGTAATCTAcagatatttgtattttaatagtaaataaaatagctTAAATCATCAGTAAAAAAAACGAGCATACATGAATTTCAAACCATTTTAActacatttataaacatactaataaatatattgtaacattaaatataatttatattttatcataagtattatcattatattatttcaactaaAGAGGtgtgaaatattatgaattataaaagcGTAATTTACTAAAGAGAAATATTGCTACTCTAATTTCccagaaattttaaaatcacaatctactcagaaaaatatatccatttttagttgtttttggGTAAAATCAGGTGAGATTTTctcttttaataattgttacaaaataaattgataagtaatcattattataagtaaCTAACCAACTTTGATTTCCACGGGCCAATCGTTTTTCTTGGCAGTGTTTCCTAGTTTTGAAATAGGATGTGCAAGATCAGGTGTAAAGGGTCCATTGACATGAGGTTCCAGTGTGGTCAAATCAAGTTCAATTAACTACATTggcagtaataataaaataaattattagtataatattgtaacagttCAAGAAAAAACATTACCTGGTCATAATGACTGCCATTATCAGGAGTCAATAATGACTTACTGTACTTGGCTGCTTCTTCAGCAATATCAGCACGGGATGTAGCTTTTAAATAATCTGCCATTCGGTGATTAAATGGGAACAATGATGTAGTAGCTCCAATTTCTGCACCCATATTACAGATGGTACCCATACCTTTATAAATgtgatgaaataattattaaaattatactccTTTTTCAATTTGAAACCGATGACACCACAGGAATGGTTTCCCAGTACATCTGTGATGCCACCATcacttattattgaaaaaaaaatcaatattatattcacatacttataaaacaaattagcaTCTGCCAAAAATCATACTCTAATACTCtacacttaataaaataatcatatttaccTGTGCATGATATATTATCTACTCCAGGTCCGTGATATTCAATTATAGCACCAGTACCTCCTTTGACAGTCAAAATATCAGCAACTTTAAGGATCACATCCTTTGGAGTAGTCCAACCAGACATCTTTCCTGTTAGATGAACACCAAtgacctatttaaaatttatttaataaattaaaaacaaacattttaaataattaatttattattattgattacttTAGGACATTTTAGTTCCCAAGGAATATCAGCCATCACATCAACAGCGTCTGCACCGCCAACTCCAATACACAAGCCACCAAGTCCACCACCATTAGGTGTATGGGAGTCAGTACCAATCATCAATAATCCAGGAAAAGCATAGTTTTCCAAAATaatctaaacaaaatattttcatttcatttttattcatgAAAATTAATACAAGTCTTATAgctaatattttgatattacttGATGAATAATTCCAGATCCTGGGTGCCAAAATCCAACTCCATATTTCGCTCCCgcagttttcaaaaaattataaacttcttCATTCATTTCTTTAGCCCTTTTCAAGTCCTCAACTCCACCTATctgttattaaacaattattaataaaaataatataaaattataattgttaatctAATTTACTTGAGCTTCAATTAAATGATCACAATGAATCGTGGAAGGAACAGCAACCTTTGGCAAACCTGATGATATAAATTGCAACATGGCCATTTGAGCAGTAGCATCTTGCATTGCAACGCGATCAGGCCTTAATTTTAAGTAAGAGACACCACGCTCAATATCTTGATTAACAGGATCATCCAAGTGAGAATAAAGTACTTTTTCTGCCAAAGATAATGGCTTtcctaatctataatatattaaatattatagttttaaattcaaaattaatagacattttaaaacaccatataataattataaatattattttaatttattgtctgACCACAATAAAATTGTCtgtcataattattgattaacttaatttttgatCAATAAGGGTattagagtataatatacttataaaagtatttatacatgttgtatgattgattttaattttataacaaaaatttaattaaaatacagttaACATATTCAACAAGCATGTTAAGACTTCTGTATTTTATgggtatatacatttaaataataggttATGTTACTACATcacttactaaaattatttttagtattaaatctgttaataataacacatgTGACATGTCACATTGTAAACACTGTctgctataattttaaatttgatagttatacaaaataataaaaatttaattcaatttacataaaacaattgttatttaAGCTAATTCTCAGGAAGTttactttgaaataaaaaaaaaaaagaccaacaaaaaatgtatgctagatatttatatcaaaaaccaACTATAGTATTTGTATCTTtaagaaataaacaaattagacttttattatttacaatttattcaagttatactaatgattttttttttatataagtagaatcagaattattatattagttattcttATGTGATGAAAAGcctaaatagttataaaaaaacattatttaatacataatgtatgaatcttggaaatataaaataaattatataagtatatctaaTGACtagtaattaacaatttatcagaaaattaattaaaatagacaatactatttttatgtttttctttcacccaattatctaatattttattttactatttactgcTATTTTCAAGAGATAGCACTTACATTTTCTAGGCAcacaaataagataataaataatcctgaatcaataatttgtacaattaacttcaaattattt includes:
- the LOC132917397 gene encoding uncharacterized protein LOC132917397; translated protein: MDPEKLMDEIRSLNQRLDAMTKTLSTLDQKIDNIAISQRIGDETMRKSANSITIIIRLLAGLRKLSSTELRNTLIESDALLNTVHPIPTTAQNADQIPVTNDRLKTILKEVFDVLNSLPAVDESLNQSTSTTMLLSNNTAIDKIKEEQKIQFWRKYKNKYNYIEKIRCKLPPLEDPAEEPDSHQNSIINIAQNNVSVIVQNDLNDNTQNDLNNIVQNDLNDNTQIDVSDRTLSDVNGKFTIQDIIQNKAVYEILKSRLKNSPYDDPSFFKNNVRATQLNIQLANGDSVIKPMSCVAPLVVLKKFDDMCPLPAQIIKTVGKHSKSTSSRDSNKIKVNSSNRNNTCVKMNKRETRANTAKDKTNSSTTIVETSSKKRRLANKNSKNEPSKRRRN
- the LOC132917395 gene encoding probable aconitate hydratase, mitochondrial, with protein sequence MAYCRTFKSNVSWTKLVSGEIQQRCFHSSPAVFGASKVAMSKLDTKPLPYETLEKRIKIVADRLGKPLSLAEKVLYSHLDDPVNQDIERGVSYLKLRPDRVAMQDATAQMAMLQFISSGLPKVAVPSTIHCDHLIEAQIGGVEDLKRAKEMNEEVYNFLKTAGAKYGVGFWHPGSGIIHQIILENYAFPGLLMIGTDSHTPNGGGLGGLCIGVGGADAVDVMADIPWELKCPKVIGVHLTGKMSGWTTPKDVILKVADILTVKGGTGAIIEYHGPGVDNISCTGMGTICNMGAEIGATTSLFPFNHRMADYLKATSRADIAEEAAKYSKSLLTPDNGSHYDQLIELDLTTLEPHVNGPFTPDLAHPISKLGNTAKKNDWPVEIKVGLIGSCTNSSYEDMSRCATIAKEALAHGRKSKIPFNVTPGSEQIRATIERDGIAQILREFGGTVLANACGPCIGQWDRKDVKKGEKNTIVSSYNRNFTGRNDANAATHAFVTSPELVTALAIEARLDFDPTKDSIKGADGKEFKLSNPFGDELPARGFDPGQDTYQAPPADGSAVSVVVDPKSNRLQLLEPFKVWDGKDLEDLTILIKVKGKCTTDHISAAGPWLKYRGHLDNISNNMFLTATNSDNNEMNKVKNQSTGEWGAVPDTARAYKAKGISWVVFGDENYGEGSSREHAALEPRHLGGRAIIVKSFARIHETNLKKQGVLALTFADTKDYDKVQPTDKVSLVGLNQFAPGKPLKCILRHADGSSDEILLNHTFNEQQIQWFKSGSALNRMKQLAAASK